The following proteins are encoded in a genomic region of Microscilla marina ATCC 23134:
- a CDS encoding AAA family ATPase has protein sequence MRIDKIRLKNFRCYEETEIEFHPNFNIVIGINGTGKTAVLEALTVAAGSFFLGIDYAENRHIRPEDIRVLSTEFDINEQFPVEVETWGVINGQEISWLRELTGPKNKTTYVKALKIKELAKEIQSRVRAGENVNLPMVAYYSTERLWKERSDTTKISGSRLKDGYYNGLKATSNNKFFTKWFEKEEMVVLQQRKESVGLQVVRKTVSNCVDGCENVYFDFNRRELIMEYNDGRKLPFKYLSDGVRNTLATVADIAFRCAMLNPHLGEDAAQLTEGLVLIDELDLHLHPSWQKEIVNNLKTSFPKIQFIVTTHSPLILSTVQDRIVTMVDGKAYYSVNTYGRTANDVLRNVMATPERIEDVQDKLDLYFELIEVGEGLSENAMNLRKQLEEAIGNDDPELARADVLLAFYEDE, from the coding sequence ATGAGAATTGATAAAATTCGCCTCAAAAACTTTAGATGTTATGAGGAAACCGAAATCGAGTTTCACCCTAACTTCAACATTGTCATTGGTATCAATGGTACCGGAAAAACCGCTGTACTGGAAGCATTGACAGTAGCTGCAGGGTCGTTTTTTTTGGGCATCGATTACGCCGAAAACCGCCACATTCGTCCCGAAGATATCAGAGTATTAAGCACCGAGTTTGACATTAACGAACAGTTTCCGGTAGAAGTAGAAACCTGGGGAGTGATTAATGGGCAGGAAATCAGTTGGCTCAGAGAGTTGACTGGCCCCAAAAACAAGACAACTTACGTAAAAGCCCTTAAAATAAAAGAACTTGCCAAAGAGATTCAGAGCCGGGTACGGGCAGGCGAAAACGTAAACTTGCCAATGGTTGCTTACTACTCTACCGAACGCCTTTGGAAAGAACGCTCTGATACGACCAAAATCAGTGGTTCGCGCCTCAAAGATGGCTACTACAATGGCTTGAAAGCGACCTCAAACAACAAGTTTTTTACCAAGTGGTTTGAAAAAGAGGAAATGGTGGTTTTGCAACAACGCAAAGAATCGGTAGGGCTTCAGGTAGTACGCAAAACAGTAAGTAATTGTGTGGATGGCTGCGAAAATGTATACTTCGATTTTAACCGCCGCGAGTTGATTATGGAGTACAACGATGGGCGAAAATTGCCATTTAAATATTTGAGTGATGGGGTACGTAACACACTTGCTACAGTGGCTGATATTGCTTTTCGTTGTGCAATGCTAAACCCTCACCTGGGCGAAGATGCGGCTCAATTGACCGAAGGGTTGGTATTGATTGACGAACTGGACTTACACCTGCACCCCTCCTGGCAAAAAGAAATTGTGAATAACCTGAAAACCTCGTTCCCTAAAATTCAATTCATTGTCACTACCCACTCTCCCTTGATTTTGAGTACGGTACAAGACCGTATTGTAACAATGGTAGATGGCAAAGCTTACTATAGTGTAAATACTTATGGGCGCACTGCCAATGATGTGTTGCGTAATGTAATGGCTACCCCCGAACGCATAGAAGATGTACAAGACAAGCTAGACTTATATTTTGAGCTGATTGAAGTGGGCGAAGGCTTGAGCGAAAATGCGATGAACCTGCGTAAACAACTCGAAGAAGCCATTGGAAACGATGACCCGGAGTTGGCAAGAGCCGACGTATTGCTGGCATTTTATGAAGACGAATAA
- a CDS encoding CYTH domain-containing protein, with the protein MEIERKFLVNELPQNLDSYPKTRIKQWYITIKPAVRLRERDGVYTFTVKSKGHLVRQEFEMELTQEEFANLFTKVSTHAIDKIRYEISLDNGLTAELDVFLGKHKELNLVEVEFETEEAAHAFTPPAWFGEDVTQEAKYKNNNLALPL; encoded by the coding sequence ATGGAAATAGAAAGAAAATTTTTAGTGAATGAACTTCCGCAGAACCTTGACAGTTACCCCAAAACCCGCATTAAACAATGGTACATTACCATCAAACCAGCTGTCAGGCTTCGTGAGCGTGATGGAGTGTATACCTTTACGGTAAAATCAAAAGGACACTTGGTGCGGCAAGAGTTTGAAATGGAGCTTACCCAAGAAGAGTTTGCCAACTTATTTACTAAGGTGTCTACCCATGCTATAGACAAAATCCGCTATGAAATAAGCCTGGACAATGGGTTAACTGCCGAGTTAGATGTGTTTTTGGGCAAACACAAGGAGTTAAATTTAGTAGAAGTAGAGTTTGAAACAGAAGAAGCTGCTCATGCGTTTACTCCACCTGCGTGGTTTGGCGAAGATGTGACTCAAGAGGCTAAGTATAAAAATAATAACCTGGCATTGCCCCTATAA
- the radC gene encoding RadC family protein, producing MQDIVSSQANNNDDQTVDKTANSEESFLEPGRLQITRWAEEDRPREKLLLKGKHSLSDAELIAILIGSGTVSVSAVDLAKQILNSVGNNLNDLAKLSIKDLKKFKGIGEAKAISIISALELGRRRKESEPSRKPRITSSKNVYDLIAPHLMDLGHEEFWAVMLNKSNVVIKKEQISSGGVSGTIADPKVIFKKAIEALASSIIVVHNHPSGNLQPSQADIGLTRKLAEAGKMLDIPVLDHMIFTDYNYYSFADEGMM from the coding sequence ATGCAAGATATTGTTTCGTCTCAGGCAAACAACAATGATGATCAAACGGTTGATAAAACAGCCAATAGCGAAGAGTCGTTTTTGGAGCCAGGTCGTTTACAGATCACCCGTTGGGCAGAAGAAGACCGTCCACGAGAAAAGTTATTGCTTAAAGGTAAACACTCACTTTCCGACGCTGAACTTATCGCAATATTGATTGGTTCAGGTACGGTGTCGGTAAGTGCAGTAGACCTTGCCAAACAAATACTCAACAGTGTAGGCAATAACCTGAACGACCTTGCCAAACTTAGTATCAAAGACCTGAAGAAGTTTAAGGGAATAGGAGAGGCCAAAGCTATTTCTATTATAAGTGCGTTGGAACTAGGACGCAGACGCAAAGAAAGTGAGCCGAGCCGCAAACCACGCATTACTTCATCAAAAAACGTGTACGACCTCATAGCTCCTCATTTGATGGACTTGGGACACGAAGAGTTTTGGGCAGTGATGCTTAATAAATCCAATGTAGTAATAAAAAAAGAACAGATAAGCTCTGGTGGAGTGTCGGGTACCATTGCTGACCCTAAGGTTATTTTTAAAAAAGCAATAGAGGCATTGGCTTCGTCTATCATTGTGGTACACAACCATCCTTCGGGTAACCTGCAGCCTAGTCAGGCAGACATAGGGCTTACCCGTAAGCTGGCCGAAGCAGGTAAAATGCTTGATATACCTGTATTAGATCATATGATTTTTACCGATTACAATTATTACAGTTTTGCCGATGAGGGCATGATGTAA
- a CDS encoding retron system putative HNH endonuclease, whose amino-acid sequence MRYIQKGPEPESLTNFKGLKHKNWKPSYDVLPDEVIKDIINSLLYYQGGLCCYCQVEINQQTSRLVHFHSQQYFKKEELNYENLFLSCSTSEGMPPQYQHCAAHKDEAIIPKFMDDTRCNAYFKYNTLGEVVPINAYGLRTIKQIQLNMNKLSPSEKTVLNTIEVLNLNASKLKEQRKAIITELAKVLRKVKDKEKIKHAMTVYQKRDKNGRYPRFAGVVLSYLSSL is encoded by the coding sequence ATGAGATACATTCAAAAAGGACCTGAACCTGAGTCACTTACAAACTTCAAAGGTTTAAAGCACAAAAACTGGAAACCTTCTTATGATGTATTGCCAGACGAGGTCATCAAAGACATCATCAACTCTTTGTTATACTATCAGGGTGGGCTTTGTTGCTATTGTCAGGTAGAAATCAACCAACAAACCTCACGACTGGTGCATTTTCACTCTCAACAATACTTTAAAAAAGAGGAACTCAATTACGAAAACTTGTTTTTATCATGCAGTACATCTGAAGGCATGCCTCCTCAATACCAACATTGTGCTGCGCATAAAGATGAAGCCATCATTCCTAAATTTATGGACGACACTCGTTGCAATGCTTATTTTAAGTATAACACTTTGGGCGAAGTAGTGCCAATAAACGCTTACGGGCTACGCACCATCAAACAAATTCAGCTCAATATGAACAAGTTGTCACCCAGCGAAAAAACTGTGCTCAATACTATAGAAGTACTCAACCTAAACGCCAGTAAACTTAAAGAACAACGCAAAGCCATTATTACTGAACTTGCCAAGGTACTGCGTAAGGTAAAAGACAAAGAAAAAATCAAACACGCGATGACAGTGTACCAAAAACGCGACAAAAACGGGCGTTACCCACGCTTTGCCGGGGTAGTTTTGTCTTACTTGAGTAGTTTATAA
- a CDS encoding bifunctional UDP-N-acetylmuramoyl-tripeptide:D-alanyl-D-alanine ligase/alanine racemase, which produces MLVIKQIVPIIQATLVQQTQSDQAVYHLLLDSRKLYNPSQALYFAINGEHHNGHEFVAELYARGVRNFVIEENLPAHVKLPNANILKVTSAVNALQQVAAAHRNQYQIPVIGVTGSNGKTMVKEWLAKLLAEDFKVVKSPKSYNSQTGVPLSVWQMNKRHTMGIFEAGISAKNEMTALQKVIQPSIGIFTNLGTAHDEGFDNRTQKFAEKWKLFEHCKAVVCCAEHLQTYHDIVTKTSFSGQPFTWGKNEQAQLRLLDKQTHLTQQQTQLKVQYQGENHFIQAPFIDEASVENILHCVATMCLLGLSFDKIQRRIARLRPVSMRLELKRGMRNTYLIDDSYNNDLAGLKIALDFMSTQDVNLQKIVVLSDMLQSGLPPEKLYQAIAQLLQSKAIDRVIAVGEEIKKHQASFNVLDVVFFDQTKDLLESQVELARLANAVILVKGARRFRFEHLVHQLQQKVHGTVLEINLGALVHNLNFYREQLPSHTKMMVMVKAFAYGSGSAEIAHLLQFHRVDYLGVAYADEGVFLRESGIDLPIMVMNPSEDTFDKLLQYDLEPEMYSFKVLDEFIHFLKEQQTTAKVHLKIDTGMHRLGFVVEEVPRLLQVLQQPDTQQKAPLDYLSIASVFSHLAGSDEATHNAYSQQQITLFEAATKQIETALGYEVIKHILNSPGIVRFPEASFDMVRLGIGLYGIEANQIAQSQLQSISRLTTTISQIKYLQPGETVGYSRKGVASHTTKTATVAIGYADGFSRAFSNGVGKVMVNGAKVPVIGNVCMDMCMIDVTGVEATEGDEVIIFNEELSILDLAQSIDTIPYEILTNISQRVKRVFYLE; this is translated from the coding sequence ATGTTAGTTATTAAGCAAATAGTCCCCATCATTCAGGCAACACTTGTTCAGCAAACCCAGTCAGATCAAGCTGTATATCATTTATTGCTCGACAGTCGCAAGCTTTACAACCCCTCGCAAGCTTTGTATTTTGCCATCAATGGCGAACACCACAATGGGCATGAGTTTGTGGCAGAGCTATACGCCAGGGGCGTGCGTAACTTTGTAATAGAAGAAAATTTGCCTGCCCATGTTAAATTACCCAACGCTAACATACTAAAGGTAACAAGTGCAGTAAATGCCCTACAGCAAGTAGCCGCAGCTCACCGTAACCAATATCAAATACCAGTCATTGGGGTAACCGGGAGCAATGGTAAAACAATGGTGAAAGAATGGCTTGCCAAACTACTGGCAGAAGATTTTAAGGTAGTAAAAAGCCCCAAAAGCTACAACTCACAAACAGGTGTTCCTTTGTCGGTGTGGCAAATGAACAAACGCCATACAATGGGTATTTTTGAGGCGGGCATTTCTGCCAAAAACGAAATGACAGCCCTACAAAAGGTCATTCAACCCAGCATAGGCATATTTACTAACCTGGGTACTGCTCATGATGAGGGTTTTGACAATCGCACCCAAAAATTTGCTGAAAAGTGGAAGCTTTTTGAACATTGCAAAGCTGTAGTTTGCTGTGCAGAACATTTACAAACATACCACGATATTGTCACAAAGACCTCTTTTAGTGGACAACCCTTTACGTGGGGCAAAAACGAACAAGCCCAACTACGGTTGCTGGACAAGCAAACACACCTGACTCAGCAACAAACCCAACTAAAAGTACAATACCAAGGTGAAAACCATTTCATTCAAGCTCCTTTTATAGACGAAGCCTCTGTAGAGAACATCTTGCACTGTGTTGCCACTATGTGTTTGTTGGGTTTGTCGTTCGACAAAATACAACGTCGTATTGCCCGGTTGCGTCCTGTGTCTATGCGCCTGGAACTCAAACGCGGCATGCGCAATACTTACCTGATAGATGACAGTTATAACAACGACTTGGCAGGGCTAAAAATCGCGCTCGACTTTATGAGCACACAAGATGTAAACCTGCAAAAAATAGTGGTGTTGTCAGATATGTTGCAGTCGGGTTTGCCCCCCGAAAAACTATACCAAGCCATTGCCCAATTGCTGCAAAGCAAAGCTATAGACCGAGTAATAGCGGTAGGCGAAGAGATAAAGAAACACCAGGCGAGTTTCAATGTATTGGATGTGGTATTTTTTGACCAAACTAAAGACTTGTTAGAGAGCCAGGTAGAACTTGCAAGGCTTGCCAATGCTGTCATATTGGTGAAGGGAGCCCGTCGCTTTAGGTTTGAACACCTCGTACATCAGCTTCAGCAAAAAGTACACGGCACTGTGCTTGAAATTAACTTAGGAGCCTTGGTACACAATTTAAACTTTTACCGCGAACAGTTGCCCTCTCACACCAAAATGATGGTCATGGTAAAGGCGTTTGCCTATGGAAGCGGTAGCGCCGAAATTGCTCATTTGCTACAGTTTCACCGGGTAGATTACCTGGGGGTGGCTTACGCCGATGAAGGGGTATTTTTACGTGAAAGTGGCATCGATTTGCCCATTATGGTCATGAACCCCAGCGAAGATACTTTTGACAAGCTGCTACAGTATGATCTGGAGCCTGAGATGTATAGTTTTAAGGTTTTAGACGAATTTATTCACTTCTTGAAAGAGCAACAAACCACTGCCAAAGTACACCTAAAAATAGACACTGGAATGCACCGATTGGGCTTTGTTGTCGAAGAAGTACCCCGTTTGCTTCAGGTATTACAACAACCCGACACACAACAAAAAGCCCCCTTGGATTACCTCAGCATTGCATCGGTATTTAGCCATTTGGCAGGCTCTGATGAGGCTACTCACAACGCTTACTCTCAACAGCAAATTACGCTCTTTGAGGCAGCTACCAAGCAAATAGAAACAGCCTTGGGTTATGAGGTCATCAAACATATTCTTAACTCACCCGGTATTGTGCGTTTTCCGGAAGCAAGTTTTGACATGGTACGGCTGGGTATTGGACTATACGGAATAGAAGCCAACCAAATTGCGCAAAGTCAACTTCAGTCTATCAGCCGGTTGACTACAACTATTTCACAGATTAAATATTTACAACCCGGCGAAACGGTAGGCTATAGCCGCAAAGGGGTGGCAAGCCATACTACCAAAACTGCCACTGTTGCCATTGGTTATGCCGATGGTTTTAGTAGGGCATTTAGCAATGGGGTAGGCAAAGTAATGGTCAACGGGGCAAAAGTACCAGTCATTGGTAATGTGTGTATGGATATGTGTATGATAGATGTTACAGGAGTAGAAGCCACTGAAGGTGATGAGGTAATTATTTTTAATGAAGAGCTTTCTATCCTTGATTTAGCCCAAAGCATTGACACTATTCCCTATGAAATACTGACCAACATTAGTCAACGGGTAAAGCGGGTCTTTTACCTTGAATAA
- the rpsT gene encoding 30S ribosomal protein S20, translating to MANHKSALKRIRANEKKRLRNRYQVKQLRATLKQLNATKEKSEAETLLKTASSQLDKLARKNVIHKNKAANQKSKLTKQVSALG from the coding sequence ATGGCAAATCATAAATCAGCTCTTAAGAGAATTAGAGCAAACGAAAAAAAACGATTAAGAAATCGTTACCAAGTAAAGCAATTACGTGCTACTTTAAAGCAGTTGAACGCTACTAAAGAGAAATCTGAAGCTGAAACTCTTTTAAAAACAGCTAGTTCTCAATTAGACAAACTAGCCCGTAAAAACGTAATTCACAAAAATAAAGCTGCTAACCAAAAATCTAAACTTACCAAACAAGTAAGTGCTTTGGGTTAA
- a CDS encoding MbnP family protein: MRHHIQLFTLICFSLITTSCIKQDTSAPKTTLNLRFTNEFAGQPLQLNKTYTTLLNDEVEFTTFNYYISNIQLKKADGSVWVQPESYHLLKVTDANAGVVPISLTDVPQGQYAELIFSVGVDAVRNSSGAQEGALDPINGMFWTWKTGYMFLRSEGFYIQNEQKQGAFVYHTGDNTAYQTVTLALNNVTLNTTNSEWKLKADAQQLFGGFTGAAIDLAMPAGGNSVTIKGGAKGALIANNYKQMFSLGDFQK, translated from the coding sequence ATGCGTCACCACATTCAATTATTTACGCTGATTTGTTTCAGTTTGATTACAACAAGTTGTATTAAACAAGACACGTCAGCACCTAAAACAACACTTAACTTGAGGTTTACCAATGAGTTTGCCGGGCAGCCTTTACAATTAAACAAAACCTATACTACACTATTAAACGATGAGGTGGAGTTTACTACTTTCAATTATTATATAAGTAATATTCAGCTTAAAAAAGCCGATGGTTCTGTTTGGGTACAACCAGAGAGTTATCATTTATTGAAAGTAACAGATGCCAACGCTGGAGTAGTGCCCATTAGTCTTACAGATGTTCCTCAGGGGCAGTATGCTGAACTGATTTTTTCGGTAGGAGTAGACGCTGTACGCAATAGTAGTGGGGCGCAAGAGGGGGCTTTAGACCCTATCAATGGAATGTTTTGGACTTGGAAAACTGGTTATATGTTTTTGAGAAGCGAGGGATTTTATATACAAAACGAGCAAAAACAAGGGGCTTTTGTCTACCACACCGGAGACAACACTGCTTATCAAACGGTTACTTTGGCGCTTAACAATGTAACCCTAAACACTACCAATAGTGAGTGGAAACTAAAGGCTGATGCTCAACAGCTTTTTGGTGGATTTACCGGGGCAGCCATTGACCTTGCAATGCCCGCAGGAGGCAATTCGGTCACTATTAAAGGAGGAGCAAAAGGTGCTTTGATTGCTAACAATTATAAGCAAATGTTTAGCCTTGGAGATTTTCAAAAATAA
- a CDS encoding Kelch repeat-containing protein, whose protein sequence is MKKSAFTKYFILYILVALAINLASTSSYAQTQQCDSWTGIANMSRNSRDNQSLTFSIGNKAYVCQILVGLPYLLEYTPETNTWAQKTGFPGYARSQGVAFSVNGKGYIGLGSRFYTYLQDIWEYDPATDAWTRKNNFPGQGRNNARSFTIGNTAYIGTGDTFDKTNTFNDLWRYDQDEDTWTKVADLPGKARSEAVSFALNGKGFIALGEADTSGTALKDVWAYDPKDNSWEQKNKFGENPAKKAAAFAVNDKGYVCGGVNPENNTGSRKMWEYSPSKDTWTQVADYAGTARISPRSFVIGTTAYVGLGIAINYFRNNFWAYIPCKNKGGRTSAYIQSKKALATAPNVQLYPNPSHDKINVVLPAPTKYLSVAIFNVKGEVVETLENNHEKTQTFLVDLSLQPKGLYFVKITTDRGNTVKQVIIN, encoded by the coding sequence ATGAAAAAATCAGCTTTCACAAAATACTTCATCCTTTATATACTAGTAGCTCTTGCAATAAACCTTGCTAGTACAAGCAGTTACGCGCAAACCCAGCAATGCGACTCATGGACAGGCATTGCCAATATGTCGCGCAACTCACGAGACAACCAGTCGCTTACCTTTAGCATTGGCAATAAGGCGTATGTATGCCAAATATTGGTGGGGCTTCCTTATTTACTTGAATACACCCCTGAGACAAATACCTGGGCACAAAAAACCGGATTTCCGGGGTATGCCCGCTCTCAAGGTGTGGCTTTCTCTGTAAATGGCAAAGGATACATTGGTTTGGGCAGTCGGTTTTATACTTATTTACAAGATATTTGGGAGTATGACCCAGCCACAGACGCCTGGACAAGAAAGAATAACTTTCCGGGGCAAGGCAGAAACAACGCCCGAAGCTTTACTATAGGCAACACAGCTTATATAGGTACAGGAGACACGTTTGATAAAACCAACACTTTCAATGACTTATGGAGGTATGATCAGGACGAAGACACTTGGACAAAAGTAGCGGATCTACCTGGCAAAGCACGCTCAGAAGCGGTGTCGTTTGCCCTTAATGGTAAAGGCTTTATAGCTTTGGGAGAAGCTGATACTAGTGGTACAGCTTTAAAAGATGTATGGGCGTATGACCCTAAGGATAATAGTTGGGAGCAAAAGAATAAATTCGGGGAAAATCCAGCAAAAAAAGCCGCTGCTTTTGCCGTAAATGACAAAGGATATGTTTGTGGAGGGGTAAATCCTGAAAATAATACTGGATCGCGAAAAATGTGGGAATATTCGCCCTCTAAAGATACCTGGACACAAGTGGCCGATTATGCTGGTACTGCCAGAATAAGCCCGCGAAGTTTTGTAATTGGTACCACTGCCTATGTAGGACTTGGTATTGCCATCAATTATTTTAGAAATAATTTTTGGGCATACATTCCCTGCAAGAACAAAGGTGGGAGAACCTCTGCCTATATACAAAGTAAAAAAGCGTTGGCAACAGCTCCAAATGTACAGCTATACCCTAACCCTAGCCACGACAAAATAAATGTGGTACTTCCTGCTCCGACAAAGTACCTAAGTGTGGCAATATTTAACGTAAAAGGTGAAGTGGTAGAGACGTTGGAAAATAACCACGAAAAAACCCAAACTTTTTTAGTAGACCTAAGCCTCCAGCCTAAGGGTTTGTATTTTGTCAAAATCACTACTGATAGGGGCAACACAGTAAAGCAAGTGATCATAAATTAA
- a CDS encoding DUF1684 domain-containing protein: protein MRKIYWIVSVVVVISLVYSFSSTDKKKVSKDYVTRIMEARQAKDEYFESGKDSPIKDKKAFHGLHYYIPDAGYRVRATLEVSPKPEMLEMPTSNGKNESYIKYGYVEFNLLGKKHRLLVMKKEPKDKILFIAFTDQTTGEETYGAGRYLDVPLVNGNEANVILDFNQAYNPYCAYNESYVCPMPPQENHMEVAVRAGEKAEKH, encoded by the coding sequence ATGAGAAAAATATATTGGATTGTAAGTGTTGTTGTGGTGATTAGCCTGGTGTATTCTTTTTCAAGTACTGACAAAAAGAAAGTGTCTAAAGATTATGTAACCAGAATCATGGAGGCACGACAGGCAAAAGATGAGTATTTTGAAAGTGGTAAAGATTCACCAATCAAAGATAAAAAGGCTTTTCATGGCTTACATTATTATATACCTGATGCAGGGTATCGGGTACGTGCTACTTTAGAAGTAAGCCCTAAACCTGAAATGTTGGAAATGCCTACCAGCAATGGTAAAAACGAAAGTTATATAAAGTATGGCTATGTTGAGTTTAATTTATTAGGCAAAAAACATCGCTTGTTGGTGATGAAAAAAGAGCCCAAAGATAAAATACTATTTATAGCATTTACCGACCAAACCACCGGTGAAGAAACTTATGGGGCGGGCAGGTACTTGGATGTACCCTTGGTAAACGGCAACGAGGCCAACGTGATTTTGGACTTTAACCAGGCATATAATCCTTATTGTGCTTATAATGAATCTTATGTATGCCCCATGCCGCCTCAGGAAAATCACATGGAAGTAGCGGTGAGAGCAGGCGAAAAGGCCGAAAAGCATTAG
- a CDS encoding polymorphic toxin type 23 domain-containing protein: MKQKKLFYWHYFIVFCLLFNLVLSKSTQAQPNLNEGVGGTIGISLSLGSHQNSLGVVFKAYYFFEQVQFNFQTRWQYNVTTYGPPRLLPGIEVQTNYGLMFGWGKQTEVQAYAFLLPFGNQMKRLNALGYVFNVYHDKIKTSQTTGTIAFQANRFWLVTENDALGDMAVDKFRTGGVWIAYQVQNTMIALNTRFWTGNSGRTPVIENANYPAQYGYRDMSNAMYGRFSHGILTMQVLQALPYRQIIGAEVGLDAEIIRHFLQNKLIHDLYFVPSKWNPSKNPHVPMIDADGLPYTYQPNQRIKPSQGVLHLTLNPYLFY, encoded by the coding sequence ATGAAGCAAAAAAAACTGTTCTACTGGCATTATTTCATTGTATTTTGCTTACTCTTCAACCTCGTCTTATCCAAATCTACTCAAGCCCAACCTAACCTCAACGAAGGTGTTGGTGGCACTATAGGTATTTCGCTTTCGCTGGGCTCGCACCAAAACTCACTGGGTGTGGTGTTCAAAGCCTATTACTTTTTTGAACAGGTACAGTTCAACTTCCAAACCCGATGGCAATACAACGTAACTACTTATGGCCCTCCCCGTTTGCTGCCTGGCATCGAGGTACAAACCAACTATGGGCTAATGTTTGGCTGGGGCAAACAAACAGAAGTACAAGCGTACGCTTTTTTACTGCCTTTTGGCAACCAAATGAAACGTCTGAATGCTTTGGGGTATGTATTTAATGTATATCACGACAAAATTAAAACTTCGCAAACCACCGGAACCATTGCTTTTCAAGCAAATCGGTTTTGGCTCGTGACAGAGAATGATGCTTTGGGTGATATGGCAGTAGATAAGTTTAGAACGGGAGGGGTTTGGATCGCTTACCAGGTTCAAAATACAATGATAGCACTCAATACCCGGTTTTGGACAGGTAATTCAGGGCGAACCCCAGTCATTGAAAATGCCAACTACCCTGCACAATATGGCTACCGGGATATGTCAAATGCTATGTATGGCAGGTTTTCGCATGGTATTTTAACCATGCAAGTGTTGCAGGCTTTACCTTATAGACAAATAATAGGGGCTGAAGTTGGGCTGGATGCAGAAATAATCAGACATTTTCTTCAGAATAAACTGATACATGACTTATATTTTGTGCCCAGTAAGTGGAACCCTTCTAAAAATCCTCATGTACCCATGATAGATGCTGACGGGTTGCCCTATACCTACCAACCCAACCAACGCATTAAACCAAGCCAGGGCGTATTGCACCTTACCCTTAATCCTTACCTATTCTATTGA
- a CDS encoding energy transducer TonB yields MAQKAPKPRTGLEAFHDYVSKNVQRHKKGVTGNVFVQFVVEKDGKLSNIKVLKGLGGAACNNAVIKVLQEAPRWYPGKQNGKPVRVKKILAVKI; encoded by the coding sequence ATGGCTCAAAAAGCTCCCAAACCCCGCACTGGGCTAGAGGCCTTTCATGACTATGTGAGCAAAAATGTGCAAAGGCATAAAAAAGGAGTTACAGGAAATGTGTTTGTACAGTTTGTAGTCGAAAAAGACGGAAAGTTAAGTAATATCAAAGTATTAAAAGGATTAGGAGGTGCAGCCTGTAACAATGCTGTCATCAAAGTATTGCAAGAAGCCCCTCGCTGGTACCCAGGCAAACAAAATGGTAAGCCAGTGAGAGTGAAAAAAATACTTGCAGTAAAAATCTAG